One genomic segment of Methylocystis sp. SC2 includes these proteins:
- a CDS encoding HIT family protein, with product MAVAYDPNNIFGKILRGEIPAHKVYEDDVSLAFMDIMPRAEGHVLVIPKEGARGLLDVSPETLGELMKRVQHVAKAIEKAFAADGLTLHQFNESAGGQVIYHLHFHLLPRWDGVALRPPGTMADDAKLAEQAEKIRAAMAPFAG from the coding sequence ATGGCCGTCGCCTATGACCCCAATAACATCTTCGGCAAGATTCTGCGCGGAGAAATCCCTGCGCATAAGGTCTATGAGGATGACGTCTCCCTCGCGTTTATGGACATCATGCCGCGCGCCGAGGGCCATGTTCTGGTCATTCCGAAGGAAGGCGCGCGCGGACTCCTCGACGTCTCGCCGGAAACCCTCGGCGAATTGATGAAGCGCGTGCAGCATGTCGCGAAGGCGATCGAAAAGGCGTTCGCCGCCGACGGCCTGACGCTGCATCAATTCAACGAAAGCGCCGGCGGACAGGTGATTTATCACCTGCACTTCCATCTGCTGCCGCGTTGGGACGGCGTCGCCTTGCGCCCTCCGGGGACCATGGCGGACGACGCGAAGCTCGCGGAACAGGCGGAGAAAATTCGCGCCGCGATGGCGCCGTTCGCAGGATGA
- a CDS encoding prephenate dehydratase: MTQYIAYQGEPGANSDLVCRQAYPHLTPLPCASFEDAFASVTEERAALGMIPIENSIAGRVADIHHFLPHSGLHIVGEHFLPIHFHLMAPRGATRQGLKSVYSHVHALGQCRRAIRQFGLEAHTAGDTAGAAREVAEWADPTKAAIAPRLAADIYDLDVLAENIEDEAHNTTRFIVLSKTRHWAAPSAGSTITTFIFRVRNVPAALYKALGGFATNGVNMTKLESYMVDGEFAATRFLADADGHPEQPAMARALEELQFFSKEVEILGVYPASDFRLTNIRAFAFGD; the protein is encoded by the coding sequence GTGACGCAATATATCGCCTATCAGGGAGAGCCCGGCGCGAATTCCGACCTCGTCTGCCGTCAGGCCTATCCGCATCTGACGCCGCTCCCTTGCGCAAGCTTCGAGGACGCCTTCGCATCGGTGACCGAGGAGCGCGCCGCGCTCGGCATGATCCCCATCGAGAATTCGATCGCCGGACGCGTCGCGGATATTCATCATTTCCTGCCGCATTCGGGTCTGCATATCGTCGGCGAACACTTCCTGCCGATCCATTTTCACCTGATGGCGCCCAGGGGCGCGACGCGGCAGGGGCTCAAAAGCGTCTACAGCCATGTCCATGCGCTGGGTCAGTGCCGCCGCGCCATCCGCCAATTTGGACTTGAGGCGCATACCGCCGGCGACACCGCCGGCGCCGCGCGGGAAGTCGCCGAATGGGCCGATCCGACGAAGGCCGCGATCGCGCCGCGGCTCGCCGCCGACATCTACGATCTCGACGTGCTGGCGGAGAACATCGAGGACGAGGCGCATAACACGACGCGTTTCATCGTGCTGTCGAAGACCAGGCATTGGGCGGCGCCGAGCGCGGGGTCGACGATCACCACCTTCATCTTTCGCGTGCGCAACGTGCCGGCCGCGCTCTACAAGGCGCTCGGCGGCTTCGCCACGAATGGCGTCAACATGACCAAGCTCGAAAGCTACATGGTTGACGGAGAATTCGCCGCGACGCGCTTTCTCGCCGACGCCGACGGCCATCCCGAGCAGCCGGCGATGGCGCGCGCGCTGGAAGAACTGCAGTTCTTCTCAAAGGAAGTGGAGATTCTCGGCGTTTATCCTGCGAGCGATTTTCGCCTCACCAATATCCGCGCCTTCGCCTTTGGGGATTGA
- a CDS encoding DEAD/DEAH box helicase, producing MTFEELGLSQKVLAAVQTSGYTTPTPIQAQAIPPALQGRDILGIAQTGTGKTAAFTLPMLSRLESGRARARMPRTLILEPTRELAAQVEASFAKYGKNHRLNVALLIGGVAFGEQETKIMRGADVLIATPGRLLDFFDRGKLLLTGIEILVIDEADRMLDMGFIPDIERVCKLVPFTRQTLFFSATMPPEITRLTEAFLHNPIRCEVSRAATTATTIRQALVASRGHADKRETLRTLIREAENFKNAIIFCNRKRDVATLHRSLVKHGFSAGALHGDMDQLARMASLDAFKTGDVSLIVCSDVAARGLDIPDVSHVLNFDVPTHSEDYVHRIGRTGRAGRSGVAITLVTEDDMKYIDQIQSLIGKAIDWEGPGFDALPPPMETSRPQERRGERAERGPRRERGRRPAAADREAPVSRRTTAAAAEREAPVHRRPTTAAPEREAPVSIGRSRGGRVKADGEGVRPPAYGAPAAERRERRPRHHEEDGPPVIGLGDHVPSFLLRPVALRPAKVGEE from the coding sequence ATGACATTCGAAGAACTGGGCCTTTCCCAAAAGGTTCTCGCAGCCGTCCAAACGTCCGGCTATACGACGCCCACGCCAATTCAGGCGCAGGCCATTCCACCCGCCTTGCAGGGGCGCGACATTCTCGGCATCGCCCAAACGGGCACCGGCAAGACAGCCGCCTTCACCCTGCCGATGCTGAGCCGTCTCGAAAGCGGCCGCGCCCGCGCCAGAATGCCCCGAACGCTAATTCTGGAGCCGACGCGCGAACTTGCCGCGCAAGTCGAAGCAAGCTTCGCCAAATACGGCAAGAACCATCGTCTCAACGTCGCGCTGCTGATCGGCGGCGTCGCCTTCGGCGAGCAGGAAACCAAAATCATGCGCGGGGCCGACGTGCTGATCGCCACGCCGGGCCGCCTGCTCGACTTCTTCGATCGCGGCAAGCTGCTGCTCACCGGGATCGAAATTCTCGTCATCGACGAGGCGGACCGTATGCTCGACATGGGTTTCATTCCCGACATCGAGCGCGTCTGCAAGCTGGTGCCGTTCACGCGGCAGACGCTCTTCTTCTCCGCGACGATGCCGCCTGAAATCACGCGGCTCACGGAAGCCTTTCTGCATAATCCGATCCGTTGTGAAGTCTCGCGCGCCGCGACGACGGCGACCACGATCAGGCAGGCTCTCGTCGCTTCGCGGGGCCACGCCGACAAGCGCGAGACGTTGCGCACGCTCATTCGCGAGGCCGAAAACTTCAAAAACGCGATCATCTTCTGCAACCGCAAGCGCGACGTCGCTACCCTTCATCGCTCGCTCGTCAAGCACGGCTTTTCCGCCGGCGCCCTGCACGGCGACATGGATCAGCTGGCGCGGATGGCCTCGCTCGACGCTTTCAAGACTGGCGATGTGTCGCTGATCGTGTGTTCGGATGTGGCGGCCCGCGGCCTCGACATTCCGGACGTGAGCCATGTGCTCAACTTCGACGTCCCGACGCACAGCGAAGATTACGTGCACCGGATCGGCCGCACCGGCCGCGCCGGCCGGTCGGGCGTGGCGATCACGCTCGTCACCGAAGACGACATGAAATATATCGACCAGATCCAGAGCCTCATCGGCAAGGCGATCGACTGGGAGGGACCGGGCTTCGACGCCTTGCCGCCGCCCATGGAGACGAGCCGCCCGCAGGAGCGCCGCGGCGAGCGCGCCGAACGCGGGCCGCGCCGGGAGCGCGGCCGCCGGCCGGCCGCCGCAGATCGCGAAGCGCCCGTCAGCCGCCGAACGACAGCCGCCGCCGCCGAGCGCGAGGCGCCCGTCCACCGCCGGCCGACGACCGCCGCCCCCGAACGCGAGGCGCCCGTGAGCATCGGCCGGTCGCGCGGCGGCCGCGTCAAGGCCGACGGAGAAGGCGTACGGCCCCCGGCCTATGGGGCGCCGGCCGCAGAGCGCCGTGAGCGCCGCCCGCGCCATCATGAAGAGGATGGGCCGCCCGTCATCGGGCTGGGCGACCACGTGCCGTCCTTCCTGCTGCGCCCGGTGGCGCTGAGGCCGGCCAAGGTCGGCGAAGAATAG
- the rpmG gene encoding 50S ribosomal protein L33, translated as MAKSAMIKIKLLSTADTGYFYVTKKNARTKTEKLVFKKYDPVVRKHVEFKETKIK; from the coding sequence ATGGCCAAGTCCGCCATGATCAAGATCAAGCTCCTGTCCACGGCGGATACGGGCTATTTCTACGTGACCAAGAAGAACGCGCGCACCAAGACGGAAAAGCTCGTCTTCAAGAAATATGATCCCGTCGTGCGCAAGCACGTGGAATTCAAGGAAACCAAGATCAAGTAA
- the clpS gene encoding ATP-dependent Clp protease adapter ClpS has translation MAAKTPRAAKEPRKGGGDVGPGAGTALVTRTRPQTRKPNMYRVLLLNDDYTTQEFVVIVLRKYFNKSVEEATRIMLHVHNHGVGECGVYTYEVAETKVTQVMDFARKHQHPLQCIMEKK, from the coding sequence ATGGCGGCCAAGACGCCGCGAGCGGCCAAGGAGCCGCGCAAGGGGGGAGGCGACGTCGGCCCCGGGGCCGGAACCGCGCTCGTCACGCGAACGCGTCCTCAGACGCGCAAGCCCAATATGTACCGGGTGCTTTTGTTGAATGACGACTACACGACCCAGGAGTTCGTGGTGATCGTGCTGCGCAAATATTTCAACAAGTCGGTGGAGGAGGCCACGCGCATCATGCTCCACGTCCACAATCACGGCGTCGGCGAATGCGGCGTCTACACCTACGAGGTCGCTGAGACCAAAGTCACCCAGGTCATGGATTTTGCAAGGAAGCATCAGCATCCTCTGCAATGCATCATGGAAAAGAAATAG
- a CDS encoding 3-deoxy-manno-octulosonate cytidylyltransferase: MRALAPIVIIPARLDSTRLPGKALADIDGRPMIVHVWERACAAALGPVVVATDSPEIARAIESVGGRAALTRGAHPCGSDRIGEALRALDPQGRHGAAVNLQGDQPLLPDGALAAALALLDDPAVDIGTLACPARAEDAGDPNVVKLVGASLAPGRIRALYFTRAAAPYGAGPRLKHIGVYAFRRAALERFVALAPSPLELRERLEQLRALEAGMRIDAALLDKGAPSVDTERDLEALRAAAREQDAM; the protein is encoded by the coding sequence GTGCGGGCGCTCGCGCCGATCGTCATTATTCCGGCGCGCCTAGACTCGACGCGCCTGCCCGGCAAGGCGCTCGCCGACATCGACGGTCGGCCCATGATCGTCCATGTCTGGGAGCGCGCATGCGCCGCAGCGCTCGGACCCGTCGTGGTCGCGACCGACTCTCCCGAGATCGCGCGCGCGATCGAATCGGTCGGCGGACGCGCGGCGCTCACGCGCGGCGCCCACCCCTGCGGCAGCGATCGCATCGGCGAAGCCTTGCGGGCGCTCGACCCGCAAGGCCGCCATGGCGCCGCCGTCAATCTGCAGGGCGACCAGCCGTTGCTTCCTGACGGGGCGCTCGCAGCGGCGCTCGCGCTTCTCGACGATCCAGCCGTCGACATCGGCACCCTCGCCTGCCCGGCTCGCGCCGAAGACGCTGGCGATCCCAACGTCGTCAAGCTCGTCGGAGCCTCGCTCGCGCCTGGACGGATTCGCGCGCTTTACTTTACGCGCGCCGCGGCGCCTTATGGCGCGGGGCCGCGATTGAAGCACATCGGCGTTTACGCCTTTCGCCGCGCCGCGCTGGAACGATTCGTCGCGCTTGCGCCCTCTCCGCTCGAATTGCGTGAGCGCCTCGAGCAGTTGCGGGCGCTCGAGGCCGGCATGCGCATCGACGCCGCGCTGCTGGACAAGGGCGCCCCATCGGTGGATACGGAACGCGATTTGGAGGCGCTGCGCGCCGCGGCGCGCGAACAGGACGCAATGTGA